In one window of Drosophila innubila isolate TH190305 chromosome 2L unlocalized genomic scaffold, UK_Dinn_1.0 4_B_2L, whole genome shotgun sequence DNA:
- the LOC117781896 gene encoding xenotropic and polytropic retrovirus receptor 1 homolog, giving the protein MIAEVENIFTEFITQGDRTKAMAKLRVPPLGRPISPIYIFSTGLVLGLFIVSAVICIISYFSMLNKPELISSFTQLFRGSFSLMVFGFLTAINVYVWQSVGINHVLIFELNPRNQIEPIKILGFASLFGYGCTLSMLLFLHHNEFGVRDPLYFPLIGVILPLALLINPLPIMNHTARMWVLCICGRIIAAPFYPVNFVDFWLADQLNSLVLCLLDHYQLIRFYVRYYKNSDNSFDFEPDYAMSVIRCLPSWFRLAQCLKRIWDSDPKPVSYLVNAFTYGSTIITVIISTIQMETNDKYEYLFEIPWTWIYIISSIISTIYCTSWDLLQDYGLFQVWKGEHIFLRENLVYPKWFYYFAIVMDMLIRFVWALELYLIYNEFLLPYYSKTICSLFEILRRFIWNFLRLENEHLYNCGQFRATRDIYISALNSRQDLLVESIIDESRRASTVPQASMNEE; this is encoded by the exons ATGATCGCCGAAGTGGAGAATATCTTCACGGAGTTCATCACGCAGGGAGATCGGACCAAGGCCATGGCTAAACTAAGAGTTCCTCCCCTGGGTCGACCCATTTCCCCAATTTATATCTTCTCGACGGGTCTTGTCCTGGGTCTCTTTATAGTCTCCGCAGTGATATGCATAATATCGT ATTTTTCCATGCTTAACAAACCGGAATTAATCTCGTCTTTTACTCAACTCTTCCGGGGATCCTTTTCCCTCATGGTGTTTGGCTTTCTCACGGCGATCAATGTATATGTTTGGCAAAGTGTGGGCATCAATCATGTTCTAATTTTCGAGCTAAATCCACGTAACCAAATCGAACCTATTAAAATCCTAGGCTTCGCCAGTTTATTCGGCTATGGATGTACCTTATCCATGCTGCTGTTCCTTCATCACAATGAATTCGGTGTAAGGGATCCATTATACTTTCCCTTAATCGGTGTGATTCTTCCATTGGCACTTCTAATCAATCCCCTACCTATTATGAACCACACCGCCAGAATGTGGGTCTTATGCATTTGTGGACGCATTATTGCAGCGCCCTTCTACCCTGTAAACTTTGTCGACTTTTGGCTGGCCGATCAACTGAACTCCTTGGTACTCTGTTTGCTGGATCATTACCAACTCATCCGTTTCTATGTACGTTATTATAAGAATAGCGACAATTCCTTTGATTTTGAGCCAGACTATGCAATGTCTGTCATTCGTTGTCTGCCTTCCTGGTTCCGTCTCGCGCAGTGCCTTAAGAGAATCTGGGACAGCGACCCGAAGCCAGTATCTTATTTGGTCAATGCTTTCACCTACGGCTCCACAATAATCACAGTCATCATATCGACCATTCAAATGGAAACAAATG ataaatacgaatatttatTTGAGATCCCTTGGACGTGGATCTATATTATAAGTTCGATTATTTCGACGATTTACTGTACTTCCTGGGACTTGCTGCAGGACTATGGACTGTTTCAGGTTTGGAAAGGAGAACACATCTTTCTGCGTGAGAATCTTGTTTATCCTAAG TGGTTTTATTACTTTGCCATTGTTATGGATATGCTGATTCGTTTTGTTTGGGCTCTGGAGCTATATTTGATCTACAACGAATTTTTGTTACCCTATTATTCCAAGACCATCTGCAGTTTGTTTGAGATTTTGCGACGTTTCATCTGGAACTTTCTGCGATTGGAGAACGAGCACCTGTATAATTGCGGACAGTTTCGAGCCACACGGGATATATACATATCAGCATTGAATTCTCGACAGGACTTGCTCGTGGAGTCCATAATTGACGAGTCGAGAAGAGCTTCAACTGTGCCTCAAGCCAGCATGAATGAGGAGTAA